A segment of the Corylus avellana chromosome ca2, CavTom2PMs-1.0 genome:
CCAAGTTTTTGCATACAAGGAGCTTGAAACGGCCACAAATAGATTCAGTGAAGCAAATATCATCGGCAATGGAGGGTTTGGTATTGTGTATAGAGGGGTCCTCAGTGATGGGACCCTGGCTGCAATTAAAATGTTGCATAGGGAAGGAAAGCAAGGGGAGCGTGCTTTCAGGATTGAGGTGACTCCCTTCATTTATTATTCTTTCTCACTAAGTTTTGTTTCTATCTTTCTTGCTCTGTCCTCTAATCTTGGTTTCTGTAATAAAACAGACTTATGAAATATTGtcctttttgtcttttctccTCTAGTAATGGTTTTCTTTGCTTCCTCCATCTTCCAATATCTCCCTATGTAATTGCACCTTGTTAGAAAGTGTTGACTTttaactctctctttctcaacaCACACTCATCCACGTGGTTTGAGATaccttaaaattttctttaaatttgatattttcaaacTCATAAATTTTAGCTATTTATCTCATCTAAACGcgtaaaataaattatgtttcagcatttaatgagaaaactTCAAGGAGGAAACATGGCTTATTACATTCTTTGAGGTAGCTTCCTCATTAAATActaaaacatgacttattttagacgtttAGATGAGATGAACATGTATATCTCAATCCCATTcacatttttttacttaaaaggtAATCCTCCAGTATCTAAAAGATATCTCATTCAATTTTGCCATCTGGATCGCTAACGATTTGAAACGCTGTTCGGGTAGACGGGACAATAGAACTTCTCTATATGGGATAGAATTGCTTGGAATTCACATTGTGTCTAAATATGTTGAGAGAATAGCGGTGTTTGCCATACATAATAATATGAGGATATCTTTTGTCTTGTTTGAAGAAATAAATGTATGAATTTGGTAATGGTCAATATCCTTGTATCTGTTAATTTTGCCAGCACGCATTTAGGAAGTCTTGTCTTCCTTGCACATGGGTGTAAGACCAAATGACAGGTTTCCTTGTTGTTTAATGTATAGGTGGATCTTCTAAGCCGCCTGCAGTCTCCTTATCTAGTGGAGCTACTCGGCTACTGTGCTGACCAACACCATAGGCTTCTGATATTTGAATTCATGCCTAATGGTACTCTGCAGCACCACCTCCACCCCTCCCACAGTCAACACAGGCCGTTGGATTGGGCGACCCGATTGAGAATAGCCTTTGACTGCGCCAGGGCCCTTGAGTTCCTCCATGAGCATTCAATCCCAACCCCTGTTATCCACCGTGACTTCAACTGCACCAATGTGCTTTTGGATCAAAATTTCCGTGCCAAGGTGTCTGATTTTGGATTGGCCAAGATGGGCTCTGACAAGATCAATGGTCAGATCTCGACACGTGTGCTTGGGACCACTGGATATCTGGCACCGGAGTAAGTCCTCAGTCACCTTTCATTGTCAGTTTATCACTACTACAGATACTGAGGTCCCCATTTTAGGCAGGATGTCATTTTCTTAACAGAGCAAAAATTGAGGAGAAATACACAACTGTTGATGAATTTCCATAAACAGGACCTTTAAttataaagatgaaaatatgtGAAAGCATTGTACAATTGTTCATGAATTTCTggtgatctatatatatatatatgcaggtATGCTTCAACGGGAAAGCTTACTACAAAATCAGATGTATATAGCTATGGTGTTGTACTTCTAGAGCTGTTAACAGGCCGTGTACCGGTTGACACCAAGCGGCCACCTGGCGAGCATGTCCTTGTTTCATGGGTTAGTGAGAAAACTCCATTAGTTTTTACCCTGAAGACTATAATGAGTAAGAGtaatataagaatatataggtcaaccataacccgacttgtttaattaaacgggtGAAACCTATCAACCCTAATCCACTAATTTCGTATTAAGTTTACggatcatgtaaaaaattgacaaccctCCTAACAATATGCTATATATACAGATGAACAACTAAAAAAACAGTAGCTTTGGGAATATTGAGAATTCTGCATTTGTCAAGCTTGATTAGAAGCCTTCAACAGTTCTACCTTCTGcaagaaaaaaactttatcctGCCTGTTATTTGGAATGGTTGCTTTCTCACTGAACTTTTGTTGAGTTTTTTCTCCAAACATTGTAAATTGTAACTGAACAAGCAATTATGTAAATGGTAGCCAGCAACCCTTTAGCATTGTCAATTGCCCTCTGTAGCTCAGATTGCCAATCAGCTGACCAATAGGATCCTCTTATTGCATTCTAGGTAGTGTCCAAGCTATATTTTCCTGAAGCATAAGGTCCACAAGCTGACACCATCTTCGCCAGAAATAGTAATATTAGCAACAATGCTTTGAATATGAGCAAAAAGTTCATCTGATCTAGCTGCAGGCCACCTCCaaattcctttttaaaaaaacactagaAACCCTTACCTATTTGATTCTTATTAATCAGAATCACATGATCAGGAATCAAAAGTATATCAGTGTGAGGTAGCCAGCATAGCATTATTAACGAGAGGTTTATCAAGTCATTGGTGTGTAATTCCAAAGACTTCACCAAAAAAAGTGTTCAAATTTTATTCATTCAATAAGAGTGTCTTCCTCCCACTCTCACCTGTTGATTGAAAATGGTAATCCGAAAACACATCAtcattcaatcacccaaaaccCGTGTTTCAAAGAACTTGTTAACTAATAATGTTTGTTCGCTGTTAATATCTTTTTCTCTAGAAAGAAAGATAGTTCAAAAGTTTTGAAGAGTGAAAATATGTTCTGTAATTCCACAGGCTCTTCCAAGGCTAACCAACAGAGAAAAAATAGTGGAAATGGTTGACCCTGCTCTACAAGGCCAGTATTCCAAAAAGGATCTAATTCAGGTCAGCTAATTGGTTCTCTATCATCGTTGTCATCAATATTATTGATGCTTAAATTCCTAACaacttcattttccttctctctatGTTGGTTTCCAGATTGCAGCCATTGCAGCCATGTGTGTGCAACCAGAAGCAGATTATCGGCCTCTAATGACCGATGTTGTGCAGTCACTAATCCCTCTGGTCAAAAACCTCTACTCCATTAGTTCTTCTGGTTCCTCCAGATTTATAAATCAAATAGCAAGTCCCAGGTATTAATGAATCAAAAATCAGTGAAGTCAATTAGCTTTCCACTTTAGTCTAGATAGGCAGGTTCTTGCAAGAATCTGTGACAACCATCAGACAATCTCTCTCTGAGAAATAAAAACACCATCTTTGAGATAAACTGAGTCGAAGTGCAACATTCTTTTATCTCTAGCTAACCGAAGAAGGTTCATGTAATTTCAGCCAAGGCCTTTCAGTTTCTTCTGAGAGCCGTTGGCACATTTTGTAGGACAGCAGCACTAGGAATAGCAGTTGCTTTTAGTTCTCAAAGCTGTCATAAGCAGAGCTTTTGCATTGGATATGAAGAACACAATGCAAACTTGAATGCTTGTGAATAATCTGAATTGGAAGGCTGGAGACAGCTTGGGGCAATTCATACATCAGCTATTAGTCTCCCTGTAAGCAAGCATGTTGAACTGCATAATTTTCTGCAGACCAATTTCTGTAATATGGTGTTCAGATCTCCAAAAACTTCCAAGTATGTTGTAAAAATTTAACAAAGGCACTTGCTTTTGTCAAGTATCAAACTTTTTGTTGTGAAATGCTCAAATTTTCCATCTTGTTATGTTATACACCCATTTCGGTCAATCATTGCCGATTATGGTGAATAAACAAAGGATCATATAATTAATGGGCATACCTCGACTGccgtgaaaagaaaaatggatgaATTCCAAGGGC
Coding sequences within it:
- the LOC132170273 gene encoding probable serine/threonine-protein kinase PBL7, with the translated sequence MEVNNSTDAPARPLGFTAANNHTQEHHHSHPQTHGHHHAIFSSISTLIIIISIASIALIFAIFLIILMLRRLKSAKTNGTCKEHNSIINNTSSKFIAHTTVTFNSSPDVRGGCLYGGHMSRTPPPRFRGVQVFAYKELETATNRFSEANIIGNGGFGIVYRGVLSDGTLAAIKMLHREGKQGERAFRIEVDLLSRLQSPYLVELLGYCADQHHRLLIFEFMPNGTLQHHLHPSHSQHRPLDWATRLRIAFDCARALEFLHEHSIPTPVIHRDFNCTNVLLDQNFRAKVSDFGLAKMGSDKINGQISTRVLGTTGYLAPEYASTGKLTTKSDVYSYGVVLLELLTGRVPVDTKRPPGEHVLVSWALPRLTNREKIVEMVDPALQGQYSKKDLIQIAAIAAMCVQPEADYRPLMTDVVQSLIPLVKNLYSISSSGSSRFINQIASPSQGLSVSSESRWHIL